A genomic region of Bombus fervidus isolate BK054 chromosome 17, iyBomFerv1, whole genome shotgun sequence contains the following coding sequences:
- the LOC139996285 gene encoding MBT domain-containing protein 1 isoform X4: MDMQASNGMDICMNSVYASIPGLPELGMVWMGDMMVHGEPTHELMLDPRQAESPFFPHGSNPYENIRNHQIAPTTMVRYLPPQFPNECSEPDEAVEAVDSQEIQQEYDSQSERQEMTEYLTLEDYIGDEEREQVVNNAATQTTQDNRNRKIKPIKHPGLVLKTPIAYQPHTDLNFIPIRKDGIAVCEKCGAIGVKHAFYTKERRFCSRACARSSEHTAPTADSTYSPSHSVEAHASVNSTSPNESKLTKNVIVQEETDIKESFELEKEKVISEPVMPEDLPVRRKRTAEMAGSYDWTPQLTEPGFCAAPVSCFKHAPISEIWDNITVGMKVEVENTDCDEVCEAFPDSFWVATVLRISGYRALLRYEGFGLNDDKDFWVSLCSNDIHPVGWCATIGKPLIPPNTIADKYKDWKDFLMKRLTGARTLPTNFYNKVNDSMKSRFRCGFHLEVVDKNRISQVKVATIQKIVGKRLHVRYYDSPPEDNGFWCHEDSPLIHPVGWAKRVGQTLDAYPEYLERVSKSKLCEDDATEDLFYVPKNHHVHLGYTFREGMKIEAIDPLNLSAICAATIMQVLKEDYIMIRIDSYDEDASGADWFCYHSCSPCIFPIGFCSQHGLPLTPPKGYDPTTFTWDTYLTETNTIPAPVQLFNREIPQHGFIEGMRLEAADLMDPRLVCVATITRVIGRLLRVHFDGWEDEYDQWLDCQSPDIYPVGWCDLVDHKLEGPRVLNKNTSPTVKSPRGLKRKAKRKVKKSSKVSCAKNILPRHSERISTAREREREVEPAQGIKIERERDLESLPEQRNREPEPAEEPAGPDQTLPSPTTGQGQALNDTQSEIQSPPPPKERIATSYINVTSASSKYIPRLADGVQKSSESGELVPSEWNVFDVAQFLRVNDCATYCDNFSKRKIDGKTLLTLTKDQIIDLTGFKVGPSLKIYDLIQQLKIKVNPAQERLKLGLKKLL, from the exons ATGGACATGCAAGCTTCTAATG GAATGGATATTTGTATGAATTCAGTGTATGCTTCCATCCCTGGATTACCGGAACTAGGGATGGTATGGATGGGAGATATGATGGTACATGGAGAACCTACACATGAACTTATGTTGGATCCACGTCAAGCTGAAAGTCCTTTTTTCCCTCATGGTTCAAAtccttatgaaaatattagaaatcaCCAAATTGCACCTACAACTATGGTACGATATCTACCACCACAGTTCCCTAATGAATGTTCAGAGCCTGATGAAGCTGTAGAAGCCGTCGATTCCCAGGAAATACAACAG GAATATGATTCACAGTCTGAAAGACAAGAAATGACTGAATATTTGACATTAGAAGATTACATTGGTGACGAAGAACGAGAGCAAGTTGTAAACAATGCAGCAACACAAACTACTCAGGATAATCGCAATAGGAAAATAAAACCTATAAAGCATCCTGGATTGGTTTTAAAGACACCAATTGCTTATCAACCACATAcagatttaaattttattcccaTTCGTAAGGATGGTATAG CTGTTTGCGAAAAATGTGGTGCTATTGGTGTGAAACATGCATTTTATACTAAAGAACGACGATTTTGTAGTAGAGCATGTGCAAGATCTTCGGAACATACAGCTCCTACTGCTGATTCTACATATAGTCCATCACATTCTGTAGAGGCACACGCATCTGTAAATTCAACTTCTCCAAACGAGTCTAAATTAACAAAGAAT gTCATAGTACAAGAAGAAACAGACATAAAAGAATCTTTTGAactagagaaagagaaagttaTATCAGAACCAGTAATGCCAGAGGATTTACCtgtaagaagaaaaagaactgCTGAAATGGCAGGTTCTTATGATTGGACCCCACAATTAACAGAACCTGGATTTTGTGCTGCTCCAGTATCTTGTTTTAAACAT GCACCTATATCAGAAATATGGGATAATATCACAGTTGGTATGAAAGTAGAAGTGGAAAATACTGATTGCGATGAAGTATGTGAAGCTTTCCCAGATTCCTTTTGGGTTGCTACTGTATTACGTATATCTGGATATAGAGCTTTGTTAAGGTATGAGGGTTTTGGACTCAATGATGATAAAGATTTTTGGGTATCTTTGTGCTCGAATGACATACACCCTGTAGGTTGGTGTGCAACCATTGGAAAACCTCTTATTCCACCTAATA CAATTGCTGATAAGTACAAAGACTGGAAGGATTTTCTAATGAAACGATTGACAGGTGCAAGAACACTGCCaactaatttttataataaagttAACGATAGTATGAAGTCGCGTTTTAGATGTGGATTTCACTTGGAAGTCgtagataaaaatagaatctcGCAAGTAAAAGTAGCAACGATACAAAAAATTGTGGGTAAACGATTACATGTACGATACTATGATTCACCACCCGAAGACAATGGTTTTTGGTGCCACGAAGATTCTCCTCTTATACATCCTGTTGGGTGGGCAAAACGGGTAGGACAAACGTTGGATGCATATCCCGAATATTTGGAACGTGTGTCAAAATCAAAATTGTGTGAAGACGACGCAACTGAAGACCTTTTCTATGTGCCAAAGAACCATCATGTACATCTTGGATACACATTTCGAGAAGGAATGAAAATAGAAGCCATTGATCCTCTTAATCTCTCTGCCATATGTGCAGCAACAATTATGCAAGTTTTAAAAGAAGATTATATAATGATCCGTATAGATAGTTATGATGAAGATGCAAGTGGTGCTGATTGGTTCTGCTATCATTCATGTTCAccttgtatttttccaattggATTTTGTTCTCAACATGGATTACCACTTACACCACCAAAGGGCTATGATCCTACTACATTTACATGGGATACATATTTAACAGAGACGAATACTATACCCGCTCCTGTGCAGTTATTTAATAGG gAAATACCTCAACATGGATTTATTGAAGGAATGAGGCTCGAAGCAGCTGATTTAATGGATCCTAGATTAGTTTGTGTTGCTACTATTACTAGGGTGATTGGAAGGTTATTAAGAGTACACTTCGATGGTTGGGAGGACGAATATGATCAATGGCTAGATTGTCAGAGTCCTGACATTTATCCAGTTGGATGGTGTGATTTGGTTGATCATAAATTAGAAGGGCCCCGTGTACTCAATAAAAACACTAGTCCTACTG TAAAATCACCAAGAGGCCTTAAACGTAAAGCTAagagaaaagtgaaaaaaagcAGCAAAGTATCTTGCGCGAAAAACATTCTACCTCGACACAGTGAACGTATTAGTACGGCTCGTGAACGCGAACGAGAAGTAGAGCCAGCCCaaggaataaaaatcgaaagaGAACGTGACTTGGAAAGCCTACCAGAACAAAGAAACAGGGAACCAGAACCAGCAGAAGAACCAGCTGGACCTGATCAAACTTTACCTAGTCCTACTACTGGACAAGGTCAAGCATTAAATGATACTCAAAGTGAGATACAAAGCCCTCCACCACCAAAAGAACGAATTGCAACATCGTacattaat GTAACGTCTGCTTCTAGCAAATACATCCCAAGGCTAGCAGATGGTGTTCAAAAGAGTTCTGAATCTGGTGAATTAGTGCCATCTGAGTGGAATGTGTTTGATGTTGCACAATTTCTTCGTGTTAATGATTGTGCAACATATTGCGATAATTTTAGTAAACGTAAGATAGATGGAAAAACTCTATTAACACTCACTAAGGACCAAATAATAGACCTAACCGGTTTTAAAGTTGGGCCTTCTTTAAAGATATATGATCTTATTCAACAATTGAAAATCAAAGTGAATCCAGCTCAGGAAAGGTTGAAATTAggattgaaaaaattattataa